A region from the Metarhizium brunneum chromosome 7, complete sequence genome encodes:
- the cwf17 gene encoding Pre-mRNA-splicing factor cwf17 translates to MSAEKRPAEDDPSSSQMLVKRQNVSTSEGALARLNASSNALVQANARTSALQAPVMELSGHTGEVFTAKFDPTGNLIASGSMDRSIMLWRTYGDCENYGLLNGHKGAILDLQWSRDSEILYTASADMHLASWDLTSGTRIRRYVGHEEIVNAVDITRRGEDLIISGSDDSTIGIWDPRSKHAIDYIQTDFPVTAVAMSSAGNEIFAGGIDNDIRVWDLRKKSVVYSLLGHSDSIMSLKVSPDSQSLVSYAMDSTVRTWDIRPFAPTERHIRTFDGANAGVEKNLMGVSWDADGKKIAAASADGTVVVWSSQNGKLLYKLPGHKGTVNSAEFTPGKEPILLSASSDRTMLLGELK, encoded by the exons ATGTCTGCCGAAAAACGTCCCGCAGAGGACGACCCCAGCTCGTCACAAATGCTTGTCAAGAGGCAGAATGTTAGCACGTCAGAGGGTGCTCTGGCGCGCCTGAATGCGTCCAGCAATGCATTGGTTCAAGCG AATGCACGAACAAGCGCACTGCAAGCGCCGGTGATGGAGCTGTCGGGGCACACGGGGGAGGTTTTCACAGCCAAATTTGATCCGACGGGCAACTTGATCGCATCGGGATCCATGGACAGAAGTATAA TGCTCTGGAGGACGTATGGCGACTGCGAGAACTACGGTCTATTAAACGGGCACAAGGGCGCCATTCTCGACCTCCAGTGGTCGCGGGACTCGGAAATATTGTACACTGCATCGGCGGACATGCACCTTGCCAGCTGGGACCTGACATCGGGCACGAGAATACGCAGATACGTCGGGCACGAGGAAATCGTCAACGCTGTAGATATCACCCGACGCGGCGAGGACCTGATCATTAGCGGCAGCGACGATTCCACCATTGGCATCTGGGACCCGCGCAGTAAACACGCCATCGACTATATCCAGACCGACTTCCCCGTCACAGCGGTGGCCATGTCTTCTGCCGGAAATGAGATCTTCGCGGGCGGCATTGACAATGACATTCGCGTGTGGGACCTGCGCAAGAAGTCGGTTGTGTATTCTTTGCTGGGGCACTCGGACTCCATCATGTCGCTCAAAGTGTCGCCCGATTCGCAATCCCTGGTCTCGTACGCCATGGACTCGACGGTCAGGACATGGGATATTCGTCCGTTTGCACCTACGGAGAGACATATCCGCACATTTGACGGCGCGAATGCCGGCGTGGAGAAGAACCTGATGGGCGTGAGCTGggacgccgacggcaagaagattgccgcggcgtcggcggaTGGAACTGTGGTGGTGTGGTCGAGTCAGAATGGCAAGTTGTTGTACAAGTTGCCTGGGCATAAGGGGACC
- the bet3 gene encoding Transport protein particle subunit bet3 codes for MAASKASRVGEEIWKTRIDKVNAELVTLTYGTIVAQLCKDFDNDYAEVNKQLDKMGYNIGLRLIEDYLAKSNTMKRCANFRETADMIARVCLSAASLVQFTDENQVGFKIFLNITPQITNWTSDNNQFSLLFDENPFADFVELPDDGRAQDELWYSNILCGVLRGALEMVQMQVEAHFISDVLRGNDTTEMRVSLVRYIDDELPPEDD; via the exons atggcggcgaGCAAAGCCTCCCGCGTAGGCGAAGA AATATGGAA GACGCGCATCGACAAAGTCAACGCCGAACTCGTAACCCTCACGTACGGCACCATCGTAGCCCAGCTCTGCAAGGACTTTGACAATGACTACGCCGAGGTGAATAAGCAACTGGACAAGATGGGCTACAACATTGGCCTACGCCTAATAGAAGACTACCTCGCCAAGTCGAACACCATGAAGCGGTGTGCAAACTTTAGGGAAACTGCCGACATGATTGCAAGAGTATGTCTCTCGGCCGCATCCCTCGTCCAGTTCACTGACGAAAACCAGGTCGGCTTCAAAATATTCCTCAACATCACACCCCAAATAACCAACTGGACCTCCGACAATAACCAGTTCTCGCTGCTATTCGACGAGAATCCCTTTGCCGACTTTGTCGAGCTCCCGGATGACGGGCGAGCCCAGGACGAACTTTGGTACTCGAATATCCTGTGCGGCGTGCTGAGGGGTGCTTTGGAAATGGTACAGATGCAGGTGGAAGCGCATTTTATCAGCGATGTGCTGCGGGGAAATGACACTACTGAAATGAGGGTTTCGTTGGTGCGCTATATTGATGACGAACTGCCCCCTGAAGATGATTGA
- the somA gene encoding Transcriptional activator somA: MAMNPNMGMANMNPMGGAVGGAPMPMMNNGVAMNPQQAAAAAAAARQSQLDSQRGVLNTYIYEYFLRYEMFDCARSLLSSNQQVNVHKDGKGGNAANGEDPMDTDSKDDLDKLPDGLPPPKLPMPASDSSFLYEWFCLFWDIYNAQRVKGGNGTVNQYVAHTQQQSRLKQNQQQELLRQMRPNEFAQQQYQAQMMRMQNGNMNMGIKQGALARAAIANNQNNPQMMMQPTKQNQMQRDPSGMDQNRDRPSSPASGENAPSPSKRQRIDGGAPFNPNQPGMVANGRPAQGMPGQQMTNNQNMAAAQQMLAANGINPNSLNPQQLHNFINAPPAAQQKSIATYSQNLQQHHGSQMGNKQQMPNAGGPQNQGSPMMGPGPDGTALNAFYNPTGEMGGPGGIRPGPGGAQAAAGSNHALQDYQMQLMLLEQQNKKRLMMARQEQDTITGMPARDGAAPGAPGQPGQGPNGQPFPEASPQAMRSGASPNPADQMKRGTPQMNNSGIPSPVPEGGQSRDSPNPAMNFMGNQVDPNMAPHFFKPGTDMSQAQMNGMRPPSSHPGQPFNSQMNPQQMMAARQMQGQQGQQAGQGAPGQWQQGPNGQPPQGMQQNQQVQGTPQPRSMGPPSAPAGTANANSRTTASPQQAAAAPPTPSQGNKPAPKKKETKAAKEKRAAAAKKASQNANAAGAATAGENSAETEATPATPITSTNSGFNKNAPNGAAGANAQATTAATAPTAPAAAPAPQAAPVPPQAHGDPSQNGMMDNFGSIMEFGSMELANPLQSGDVLNDFDFDSFLHEDNTEPFDFNGFSSMEGGDPIGAD, from the exons atggccatgaaccCGAATATGGGCATGGCCAACATGAACCCCATGGGCGGTGCTGTCGGCGGTGCGCCAATGCCCATGATGAACAACGGTGTTGCCATGAATCCTCAgcaggctgctgccgccgccgccgccgcgagACAGTCACAGCTCGACAGCCAGCGCGGCGTTCTCAACACCTATATTTACGAGTACTTCCTCCGCTATGAGATGTTCGACTGTGCTCGTTCGCTGTTGTCTAGCAATCAGCAGGTAAATGTCCACAAGGACGGAAAGGGTGGCAACGCGGCCAATGGCGAAGATCCCATGGACACAGACTCCAAGGATGATTTGGACAAACTGCCCGATGGCCTACCGCCTCCCAAACTTCCCATGCCCGCGTCCGACTCTTCGTTCCTGTACGAGTGGTTTTGTCTCTTTTGGGATATTTACAATGCTCAGCGTGTCAAAGGTGGCAATGGCACTGTTAACCAATATGTCGCTCACACTCAG CAACAGTCTCGATTGAAACAAAACCAGCAACAAGAGCTTTTGCGTCAGATGCGCCCCAATGAATTTGCGCAACAACAATATCAAGCCCAGATGATGAGAATGCAGAATGGCAACATGAATATGGGCATAAAGCAGGGTGCCCTCGCCCGTGCTGCCATTGCGAATAATCAGAATAA TCctcagatgatgatgcaacCAACCAAGCAGAACCAGATGCAACGTGATCCGTCTGGCATGGATCAAAACCGCGATCGCCCGTCATCACCCGCGTCCGGAGAGAATGCGCCGTCACCTTCCAAGCGACAACGTATTGATGGAGGAGCACCCTTTAACCCTAACCAGCCAGGAATGGTGGCTAATGGTCGACCCGCTCAAGGCATGCCCGGACAGCAGATGACGAACAACCAAAATATGGCCGCTGCTCAACAGATGTTGGCTGCCAACGGTATCAACCCGAATAGCTTAAATCCGCAACAGCTCCATAACTTTATCAACGCCCCGCCAGCCGCCCAGCAGAAATCGATTGCGACGTACTCTCAGAACCTGCAACAGCACCATGGTTCCCAGATGGGCAACAAGCAGCAGATGCCAAACGCTGGGGGGCCTCAGAACCAGGGCTCGCCCATGATGGGACCAGGACCGGATGGAACTGCCCTTAATGCCTTCTACAATCCCACCGGTGAAATGGGGGGTCCAGGGGGGATCCGGCCGGGCCCTGGCGGTGCCCAAGCCGCTGCTGGGAGCAATCACGCATTGCAGGACTATCAGATGCAGTTGATGTTACTGGAGCAGCAAAACAAGAAGCGTCTAATGATGGCTCGGCAGGAGCAGGATACCATCACTGGTATGCCCGCAAGAGACGGAGCTGCTCCCGGTGCTCCAGGCCAGCCAGGTCAAGGACCCAACGGCCAGCCCTTCCCCGAGGCTTCTCCTCAAGCGATGCGATCTGGAGCGTCACCAAACCCTGCCGACCAGATGAAGCGTGGCACCCCTCAGATGAACAATTCGGGCATACCATCACCGGTTCCTGAAGGTGGCCAATCGCGCGACTCCCCTAACCCTGCCATGAACTTCATGGGTAACCAAGTCGACCCCAACATGGCACCTCACTTCTTCAAACCCGGTACCGACATGAGTCAGGCCCAGATGAACGGCATGAGACCACCAAGCTCACACCCGGGCCAGCCATTCAATAGCCAGATGAATCCGCAGCAGATGATGGCCGCCCGCCAAATGCAAGGGCAACAGGGACAGCAAGCCGGCCAGGGCGCACCGGGACAATGGCAACAGGGTCCCAATGGCCAACCGCCGCAGGGTATGCAACAGAACCAGCAGGTGCAAGGAACGCCGCAACCGCGATCGATGGGCCCGCCTTCAGCTCCTGCCGGGACTGCAAATGCAAATAGCCGAACGACTGCATCACCCCAGCAAGCTGCGGCCGCCCCTCCGACGCCGAGCCAAGGAAACAAGCCTgcgcccaagaagaaggagacgaAGGCTGCCAAAGAGAAG CGTGCCGCTGCCGCAAAGAAGGCCAGTCAAAATGCCAACGCTGCAGGAGCTGCTACAGCAGGTGAGAACTCGGCCGAGACAGAGGCTACGCCAGCGACGCCTATTACTTCGACCAACTCGGGATTCAACAAGAATGCGCCCAACGGAGCTGCTGGCGCCAATGCGCAGGCTACCACAGCCGCGACTGCTCCCACTGCTCCAGCTGCTGCGCCGGCTCCTCAAGCAGCACCTGTGCCGCCTCAGGCCCATGGCGATCCAAGCCAAAACGGAATGATGGACAATTTTGGCAGTATT ATGGAGTTTGGATCTATGGAGCTTGCCAACCCCCTGCAATCCGGCGATGTTCTCAACGACTTTGATTTCGACTCGTTCCTTCATGAAGACAACACTGAGCCATTCGACTTCAACGGCTTTTCCAGCATGGAAGGAGGCGACCCGATTGGAGCCGACTAA
- the dsk1_3 gene encoding Protein kinase dsk1 gives MECELDRIDMMHSGIQFSYDDIAFAPASTAHGTYYDGEQDEVENLDEYQEGGHHPVHIHDRLGAQRYRVIHKLGHGAYGTVWLCRDHQLHRYVAVKVMTADVSLDRVPEMSILKRLDQTNPGARHIALPLDSFAVYGPNGTHQCIVFPLLGQCVSPVLWQRLEHPGLVLRNLCHQAVLALNCLHEGGVGHGDFRPSNILLKVSGLDGLSEDELLSQIGYPEPGNVVADHGGPLPPFSPRYLVPAADMSRLDSKYLREEVCLIRLGQLYLESAPPPDLGTPENYLPPERLVDDQKDRVGLSCDIWALGCTLFEIRLQTPLFHMLYGPDEVLDEMVSFFGKLPEPWWSRWEQHGDYRDEEGNTLRRRVDVDGEPYGIDSVLRGDKSSMRTVDGVLRVVKTMEVPRDEVAALKALLLGICAYAPENRLCTGDILRAEWFKRCSWS, from the exons ATGGAGTGCGAGCTGGACCGAATCGACATGATGCATTCGGGAATACAATTCTCGTATGATGACATTGCGTTTGCGCCGGCATCCACCGCGCACGGGACCTACTACGACGGCGAGCAGGACGAGGTAGAGAATCTGGATGAGTACCAAGAAGGCGGCCATCACCCGGTACACATACACGACCGCCTGGGCGCGCAGAGATACCGCGTCATTCAcaaactcggccacggcgcgtACGGCACCGTGTGGCTGTGTCGAGACCACCAGCTCCACCGCTATGTCGCCGTCAAGGTCATGACGGCGGACGTGTCGCTGGACCGGGTGCCCGAGATGTCCATCCTGAAGCGTCTCGACCAGACGAACCCCGGGGCGCGGCACATTGCCCTGCCGCTGGACAGCTTCGCGGTCTACGGGCCCAACGGCACGCACCAGTGCATCGTCTTCCCGCTGCTGGGCCAGTGTGTTTCCCCCGTCCTGTGGCAGCGACTCGAGCACCCGGGTCTGGTTCTCAGAAACCTGTGCCACCAGGCGGTGCTGGCCTTGAACTGCCTGCACGAAGGCGGCGTCGGCCACGGAG ATTTCCGGCCGTCCAACATCCTGCTCAAAGTTTCGGGGCTAGACGGCCTGAGCGAGGACGAGCTTCTCTCGCAGATAGGATACCCAGAGCCGGGCAACGTCGTCGCCGACCACGGCGggccgctgccgcccttTTCTCCGCGGTACCTCGTCCCGGCGGCCGACATGTCGCGCCTCGACTCCAAGTACCTGCGGGAGGAGGTGTGCCTGATCCGCCTCGGGCAGCTGTACCTCGAgtccgcgccgccgccggacCTGGGCACGCCGGAGAACTACCTGCCGCCGGAGCGGCTGGTGGACGACCAAAAGGACCGGGTAGGGCTCAGCTGCGACATCTGGGCGCTGGGCTGCACCCTGTTCGAGATCCGGCTGCAGACGCCGCTGTTCCACATGCTGTACGGGCCGGACGAGGTGCTCGACGAGATGGTCAGCTTCTTCGGGAAGCTGCCGGAGCCGTGGTGGTCGCGGTGGGAGCAGCACGGGGACTACCGCGACGAGGAGGGCAACACGCTGCGCAGGAGGGTCGACGTGGACGGCGAGCCGTACGGCATCGACAGCGTGCTGCGGGGGGACAAGTCCAGCATGAGgaccgtcgacggcgtcttGCGGGTCGTCAAGACGATGGAGGTGCCGCGGGACGAGGTGGCCGCGCTGAAGGCGCTCCTGCTCGGGATTTGCGCGTACGCGCCCGAGAACCGCCTCTGCACGGGGGACATTTTGCGCGCCGAGTGGTTCAAGAGGTGCAGCTGGTCGTGA